One Ranitomeya variabilis isolate aRanVar5 chromosome 5, aRanVar5.hap1, whole genome shotgun sequence DNA window includes the following coding sequences:
- the LOC143774377 gene encoding uncharacterized protein LOC143774377 → MNGQVPCSTSEELSPQHAPPTLEPYAPPPASTQSAPEDTLSPGSLLSGSGLLLARSLLGRRSTSTSPNNSPSPNSLRRRREFTPDEKKDDSYWDKRKKNNEAAKRSREKRRAGDLALEGRVIALLEENARLRAELLALRFRFGLVRDPCEEARGTYAQPCGLHDPTPPNPTPPMPHSEDSGFSTPSVGSPVFFEDRVPEQETQPLPPSSINYYGPVPGDTVENPRMRFDAHPDTYKSLPHKLRFKACAPGEEGPHAAPPVPREMNSFPTEVAQAFPQQPMACQRGRWGNQGQDGIPAQAAENSELRTQLASLSAEVAQLKRIFSEQMVGRSGPD, encoded by the coding sequence ATGAATGGTCAGGTGCCTTGCTCCACCTCCGAGGAGCTGTCTCCTCAGCATGCTCCTCCTACTCTTGAACCCTATGCTCCTCCTCCAGCTTCTACACAGAGTGCTCCTGAAGATACCTTATCTCCAGGGTCCCTCCTATCTGGTTCTGGTCTCCTTCTTGCTCGTTCTCTCCTCGGCCGCCGAAGTACATCTACTTCACCAAATAATTCACCATCACCCAACAGCCTCCGCCGTCGTCGAGAATTCACTCCAGATGAAAAAAAAGATGATAGTTACTGGGATAAACGAAAAAAGAACAACGAGGCAGCTAAACGCTCAAGAGAGAAACGTCGTGCTGGTGACCTTGCCCTAGAAGGACGAGTCATTGCTCTTCTAGAGGAGAACGCAAGGCTACGAGCTGAGCTGCTTGCTCTTCGATTCCGCTTTGGCCTGGTCCGGGATCCATGTGAGGAAGCTCGTGGAACATATGCACAGCCATGTGGTCTCCATGATCCAACTCCGCCAAATCCTACCCCACCGATGCCTCATTCAGAAGACTCTGGATTCTCCACTCCGAGTGTAGGCAGTCCAGTTTTTTTTGAAGACAGAGTTCCTGAACAGGAAACTCAACCTTTGCCACCATCATCCATAAATTATTACGGCCCTGTTCCAGGAGACACTGTTGAGAATCCTCGTATGAGATTTGATGCTCATCCTGACACATATAAAAGCCTCCCACATAAGTTGAGGTTTAAGGCCTGCGCTCCAGGTGAGGAAGGACCTCATGCTGCACCACCCGTCCCGAGAGAAATGAACAGTTTTCCTACTGAAGTGGCCCAAGCTTTTCCCCAGCAGCCAATGGCTTGTCAACGGGGACGATGGGGAAACCAAGGTCAGGATGGAATCCCAGCTCAGGCTGCAGAAAACTCAGAACTTAGGACGCAACTAGCCTCACTGTCCGCAGAGGTCGCCCAGCTGAAGAGAATTTTTTCAGAGCAGATGGTGGGTCGAAGTGGACCTGATTAA